A genomic segment from Tuwongella immobilis encodes:
- a CDS encoding response regulator, whose translation MDQRPRILIIDDPRSECRLPAPSALGHADVTRVADPSAAWDYFRETPYDAVIVAPQPLIDLRLTIQQSEQRQQKLEALHRAGTDLTALDTDQIPEMNVQTRTELLKQNLTRSIHDLLHFDILEIRLLNRQTGQLVPLLAEGMTEEAANRTLYARPEGNGVTGYVAATGHSYLCPDTTIDPLYLQGAHAARSSLTVPLIAQNEVIGTFNVESPKPNGFSLEDLQFTELFSREIAQALHTLQLLSAQQTCTVAESINAIHREIAMPVDELLTMASGLLDRLSTTDPDAVSTVQRIIQSARTIKQNIHKVGDDLNMSPVRPAGTKGINLTLLKGLRILVVDNEERVRQSAHLFLDRFGCLVETAPTGMEGLALARNATYDVILADIKLPDLRGYETYCRFRQLQPQSRMVLVTGFDYDASHSLIKARQDGLRFVLFKPFRLEKLLDALLGPGSPAIRKDGTPVTQATPT comes from the coding sequence GTGGATCAGCGACCGCGAATCCTGATAATCGATGACCCCCGCAGCGAGTGCCGATTACCAGCACCGTCTGCTCTGGGGCACGCCGATGTTACTCGTGTTGCCGATCCCTCGGCAGCGTGGGATTATTTTCGAGAGACGCCCTACGATGCGGTCATCGTCGCGCCGCAACCTCTGATCGACCTCCGCCTCACCATTCAACAATCCGAGCAACGCCAGCAGAAACTCGAAGCCCTCCATCGAGCCGGCACCGACCTCACTGCACTGGATACCGATCAGATTCCTGAGATGAACGTGCAGACTCGCACGGAACTCCTCAAACAGAATCTCACGCGCTCGATTCATGATTTGCTTCACTTCGATATTCTTGAAATTCGACTGCTGAACCGTCAGACCGGGCAACTTGTTCCGTTGCTTGCGGAAGGAATGACCGAAGAAGCCGCGAATCGGACGCTTTATGCCCGTCCGGAAGGAAATGGCGTCACGGGATATGTCGCGGCAACCGGTCACAGTTATTTGTGTCCCGATACGACGATCGATCCGTTGTATCTTCAAGGTGCCCACGCCGCTCGCAGTTCGTTGACCGTGCCGTTGATTGCCCAAAATGAGGTCATTGGCACCTTCAACGTCGAATCGCCGAAACCCAACGGCTTCTCGCTGGAAGATTTGCAATTTACGGAGCTGTTCAGCCGCGAAATCGCGCAAGCCCTGCACACATTGCAACTTCTGTCGGCACAACAAACTTGCACCGTCGCCGAATCGATCAACGCCATCCATCGGGAAATCGCCATGCCCGTGGATGAACTCCTGACGATGGCTTCCGGCCTGCTCGATCGGCTCAGCACTACAGACCCCGACGCAGTTTCGACCGTCCAACGGATCATTCAAAGCGCCCGCACCATCAAGCAGAATATCCACAAAGTCGGCGACGATTTGAACATGTCTCCCGTCCGCCCCGCGGGGACCAAAGGCATTAACCTGACGCTGCTCAAGGGGTTGCGCATTCTCGTCGTCGATAATGAAGAACGTGTCCGCCAAAGTGCCCACCTGTTTTTGGATCGTTTTGGCTGTCTCGTGGAAACCGCTCCGACCGGCATGGAAGGTCTGGCGCTTGCACGAAATGCGACTTATGATGTCATTCTGGCGGACATCAAACTGCCGGACCTTCGCGGCTACGAAACCTACTGTCGTTTTCGCCAATTGCAGCCGCAATCGCGCATGGTGTTGGTCACCGGGTTTGACTACGACGCCTCACACTCCCTGATTAAAGCCCGTCAGGACGGCCTGCGGTTTGTGCTGTTCAAGCCGTTTCGACTGGAAAAATTGCTCGATGCCCTCCTCGGGCCAGGCTCGCCCGCCATTCGCAAAGATGGCACCCCAGTGACTCAGGCCACTCCCACATGA
- a CDS encoding DUF5522 domain-containing protein, translating to MGKAMSSDHRASGAASHEPAIEYVEGVDYTVEYGCVVFTALGLLKRGYCCDNGCRNCPYSPTATPPKRDLPG from the coding sequence ATGGGAAAAGCCATGAGTTCCGATCATCGTGCTTCGGGTGCCGCATCTCACGAACCGGCCATCGAATACGTGGAAGGCGTGGACTACACTGTCGAGTATGGATGCGTGGTTTTCACCGCACTCGGCTTGCTGAAGCGTGGGTATTGCTGTGACAACGGCTGTCGGAACTGCCCGTATTCGCCAACAGCGACCCCGCCGAAACGAGATTTGCCGGGTTAA
- the malQ gene encoding 4-alpha-glucanotransferase yields the protein MPGTIPRRSAGLLLHPTSLPGPYGIGDLGPAARVWIDTLARAKQTWWQILPLGPTGYGDSPYQCYSAFAGNPYLISPEQLAEDGLLATPPPLDSDAPVDRVDYDRAIPYKVNILREAWANFQGGRSAHLKSDFESFRHQHRAWLDDYALFRALKDARSGAPWYDWPTPLREFQPAAIDEARREFADGIGFHAFSQFLFFRQLRQLREYGRERGVKLIGDAPIFVSGDSADAWANPQLFLLDENRRPTVVAGVPPDYFSPTGQLWGNPVYRWDAMERDGYRWWIDRMRMTLESVDLVRLDHFRGFAAAWHVPAGDATAEYGSWVPGPGAALFEKMRDGLGWLPIIAEDLGVISPDVDALRTQFDLPGMRILHFAFWGDPNDRFLPHNYERNTVVYTGTHDNDTTMGWYHTLQAHERAFLQRYLGGDRPESVVWDLIRLAWSSVADLAIVPVQDVLELDTRGRMNLPGRLGGNWLWRMEGRALHDPAFERLGDLTDLYSRTAKRSSLGDR from the coding sequence ATGCCTGGTACGATTCCCCGTCGCTCCGCTGGTTTGCTCTTGCATCCGACATCACTGCCGGGTCCGTATGGGATCGGCGATTTGGGGCCAGCGGCTCGAGTCTGGATCGATACATTAGCCCGCGCCAAGCAGACGTGGTGGCAGATTCTACCACTTGGTCCGACCGGGTATGGCGATTCGCCCTATCAGTGTTATTCGGCCTTTGCGGGCAATCCCTATCTCATTAGCCCTGAACAGCTTGCGGAAGATGGGCTCTTGGCAACTCCGCCGCCGCTTGATTCCGATGCCCCGGTCGATCGTGTCGATTACGATCGTGCCATTCCGTACAAGGTCAATATTCTTCGGGAAGCCTGGGCGAATTTTCAAGGGGGGCGTTCCGCTCACCTGAAAAGCGATTTCGAGTCGTTTCGCCACCAACATCGGGCGTGGCTCGATGATTATGCGCTATTTCGAGCGTTGAAGGATGCCCGGTCGGGGGCACCTTGGTACGATTGGCCGACGCCGTTGCGCGAATTTCAACCGGCGGCCATTGACGAGGCCCGACGCGAATTCGCCGATGGAATCGGATTCCACGCATTTTCGCAATTTTTGTTTTTTCGACAACTTCGCCAATTGCGGGAATATGGACGGGAACGGGGCGTCAAGCTGATTGGCGATGCGCCAATTTTCGTCTCCGGCGATTCTGCTGATGCCTGGGCGAATCCGCAACTGTTTCTGTTGGATGAAAATCGTCGTCCAACAGTCGTGGCCGGGGTTCCGCCGGATTACTTCAGCCCCACGGGACAACTTTGGGGCAATCCGGTCTACCGCTGGGATGCGATGGAACGCGACGGCTATCGCTGGTGGATTGATCGCATGCGGATGACCCTGGAATCGGTCGATCTGGTGCGGCTGGACCACTTCCGCGGCTTTGCGGCTGCGTGGCATGTACCGGCAGGGGATGCCACCGCCGAATATGGCAGTTGGGTACCGGGGCCGGGAGCCGCCCTCTTCGAGAAAATGCGCGATGGCTTGGGCTGGCTGCCGATTATCGCAGAGGATCTCGGCGTGATTTCGCCAGATGTAGATGCGCTGCGCACGCAGTTCGATCTGCCAGGAATGCGGATTCTGCACTTCGCTTTCTGGGGTGATCCCAACGATCGCTTTTTGCCTCATAATTACGAGCGCAATACGGTTGTCTATACCGGCACGCACGATAACGATACCACGATGGGCTGGTATCACACGCTTCAGGCCCACGAACGAGCGTTTCTGCAACGCTATCTCGGCGGCGATCGACCGGAATCGGTGGTCTGGGATCTGATTCGTTTGGCGTGGTCATCGGTCGCCGATCTGGCGATTGTCCCCGTGCAAGATGTGCTTGAGCTCGATACCCGCGGACGAATGAATCTGCCGGGCCGACTCGGGGGCAACTGGCTGTGGCGCATGGAAGGGCGAGCGTTGCATGATCCGGCATTCGAGCGGTTGGGTGATCTCACCGATCTGTATTCGCGTACTGCAAAACGATCATCACTGGGCGATCGTTGA